The proteins below come from a single Gimesia alba genomic window:
- a CDS encoding serine/threonine protein kinase: MNFLKRFFSKQPRIPRVNIKQRFELIGRVGQGSMSKVWRARDYNTGKIVALKVLHKEKTEELEARFVGLDKPKEGEIAVQFHHPNIVKTFEHGITTENEQFLVMEFIEGYSLSYLVEAQNEDMRTNCLKYMIQLGEAIHYFHQENWIHRDICPRNIMVDNEHQLKLIDFGLVVPNTAAFLQPGNRTGTAAYMAPELIKRQKTSQKIDIFSYSVTCYEMLTKRLPWEAAETLDAVLQHINTPPENIQKLLPDLNPQVAEAIMKGLELYPQDRWQTMEAMLEPLKQAYKTNRQQLRDSKSKPSAKMQTAGPKTAAVPPMKKTADDQTALQAKRPPHAKKKIKKNDAQDAPLKKESPSKKKPTPKPKRKNPDENP, translated from the coding sequence ATGAACTTTCTAAAGCGTTTCTTTTCAAAACAGCCCCGCATTCCTCGCGTGAATATCAAACAGCGTTTTGAGCTGATCGGACGCGTGGGTCAGGGAAGCATGTCCAAGGTCTGGCGTGCCCGCGACTACAATACAGGCAAGATCGTGGCCCTCAAAGTCCTGCATAAAGAAAAAACAGAGGAACTCGAAGCACGTTTTGTCGGTCTCGATAAACCCAAGGAAGGCGAAATTGCTGTGCAATTTCATCATCCAAATATCGTCAAAACCTTTGAGCATGGCATCACAACTGAGAACGAACAATTTCTGGTAATGGAATTTATTGAAGGCTACAGCCTCAGCTATCTCGTCGAAGCCCAAAATGAGGATATGCGAACGAATTGCCTGAAGTACATGATCCAGCTGGGTGAGGCAATTCACTATTTCCATCAGGAAAACTGGATTCACCGTGATATCTGTCCGCGCAATATCATGGTCGATAATGAGCATCAATTGAAGCTAATCGACTTTGGCCTGGTTGTCCCTAATACAGCAGCCTTTCTGCAACCAGGAAATCGAACAGGGACAGCCGCCTATATGGCACCGGAACTGATTAAACGCCAGAAGACAAGCCAGAAGATCGACATCTTTTCCTATTCCGTTACCTGCTATGAGATGCTGACCAAACGATTGCCCTGGGAAGCAGCAGAAACTCTGGATGCCGTCCTGCAGCACATCAACACGCCACCCGAAAATATTCAAAAGCTGTTGCCTGATCTGAATCCTCAGGTAGCAGAAGCGATCATGAAAGGCCTTGAGCTCTATCCACAAGATCGCTGGCAAACAATGGAAGCAATGCTCGAACCTCTCAAGCAGGCTTATAAAACAAATCGCCAGCAGTTGAGGGATTCAAAATCGAAACCATCGGCGAAAATGCAGACAGCAGGACCCAAAACAGCTGCTGTGCCTCCGATGAAAAAAACGGCTGACGACCAGACCGCATTACAGGCTAAACGACCTCCGCATGCGAAAAAGAAAATCAAAAAAAACGATGCTCAGGACGCTCCTTTAAAAAAAGAGAGTCCCTCAAAGAAAAAACCTACTCCAAAACCCAAACGCAAGAATCCGGATGAGAATCCCTGA
- the accD gene encoding acetyl-CoA carboxylase, carboxyltransferase subunit beta — translation MSSAPKSNVDSWLSHSSSRPKRGVPEGLWLRCTECNATVFRKQVEQGLGLCPECDHHFYISAQTRIQQLLDPDSFEEWFPDLTAGDPLEFADKNKTYKDRIILEQKKTGMKDACVVGRGYMRGRPLVVGITDSSFIMGSMGSVVGEKLTRAIEQATELKLPLIIISGSGGGARMHEGIFSLMQMGKVSAALGRYHEKGGLFISVLTNPTMGGVAASFASLGDIVVAEPKALIGFAGPRVVEATIKMPLPEGFQTSEFLLEHGFVDRIIPRPKLRSELARLIDYCV, via the coding sequence ATGAGTTCTGCCCCTAAGTCTAATGTTGATTCATGGTTAAGCCATTCATCTTCACGCCCGAAGCGCGGCGTTCCGGAAGGGCTCTGGTTACGCTGCACTGAATGCAATGCAACGGTTTTCAGAAAACAGGTCGAGCAGGGGTTAGGACTTTGCCCTGAATGTGACCACCATTTTTATATTTCCGCCCAAACCCGGATTCAACAGCTGTTAGACCCTGATAGTTTTGAAGAATGGTTTCCTGATCTAACGGCAGGTGACCCCCTGGAATTTGCAGATAAGAATAAAACCTACAAAGACCGCATTATCCTTGAACAAAAGAAAACCGGCATGAAAGACGCCTGTGTCGTCGGACGGGGATATATGCGGGGGCGCCCCCTGGTTGTGGGCATCACCGATTCTTCGTTCATTATGGGCAGCATGGGCTCCGTTGTCGGCGAAAAACTAACACGCGCCATTGAACAGGCCACCGAGCTCAAACTCCCGCTGATTATCATCAGCGGTTCAGGAGGTGGTGCTCGAATGCATGAAGGTATTTTCTCCTTAATGCAGATGGGAAAAGTCTCTGCTGCCTTAGGACGCTACCATGAAAAAGGGGGCCTGTTTATCTCTGTTTTAACTAACCCGACCATGGGAGGCGTGGCGGCCAGTTTCGCTTCACTGGGTGATATTGTTGTTGCTGAGCCGAAGGCACTGATCGGATTCGCCGGACCGCGCGTCGTTGAGGCCACGATCAAAATGCCTCTGCCCGAAGGATTCCAGACCAGCGAATTTCTGCTGGAACATGGATTTGTCGATCGAATTATTCCCAGACCCAAACTGCGATCGGAATTAGCACGCCTGATTGACTACTGTGTTTGA
- a CDS encoding histidine phosphatase family protein translates to MPTVVLIRPGCTDFDKYERIQGTLDLPLNEEGEAQVKDLLPKIENSGIETIITSSSEPARSTAEQLGENLGVPVKEKEGLKNLNQGLWQGLEYEEVRRKYPKLLKQWTESPETVCPPEGELASEAVKRVEKTLQKYLKKKQNFAIVASEPLATIISCLLRNEQKERISFEHSGRFCQNEMFEILESPPKKSDSKQVNSDDQSEKKDSQQDQGSHDEKWRFEEAK, encoded by the coding sequence ATGCCCACTGTGGTACTTATCCGTCCTGGTTGTACAGACTTTGATAAATATGAACGAATTCAGGGAACCCTGGATCTTCCCTTGAACGAAGAAGGGGAAGCCCAAGTCAAAGATCTGCTGCCCAAGATCGAAAATTCCGGTATTGAAACAATCATCACATCATCTTCAGAGCCTGCGCGTTCCACAGCCGAACAACTCGGCGAAAACCTCGGCGTACCAGTCAAAGAAAAAGAGGGGCTGAAGAATCTCAACCAAGGGCTTTGGCAGGGGCTGGAATACGAAGAAGTACGCCGTAAATACCCCAAACTCCTAAAACAGTGGACTGAATCACCTGAAACAGTCTGCCCTCCTGAAGGGGAGCTTGCTTCAGAAGCAGTCAAACGCGTTGAGAAAACACTGCAGAAGTACTTGAAAAAGAAACAAAACTTTGCAATCGTTGCCTCCGAGCCACTGGCCACGATTATTTCCTGCTTGTTGAGAAATGAGCAAAAAGAAAGAATTTCGTTTGAGCACAGCGGTCGCTTTTGTCAGAATGAAATGTTTGAAATTCTTGAGTCACCTCCGAAAAAAAGTGATTCAAAACAGGTAAATTCTGACGATCAATCTGAAAAGAAGGATTCGCAACAAGATCAGGGAAGCCATGACGAAAAATGGCGGTTCGAGGAGGCTAAGTAA
- the rpe gene encoding ribulose-phosphate 3-epimerase: protein MINQKLQSKLNTSSPVIAPSMLKCDFGNLHREVELLEAAEASVLHWDVMDGHFVPNLSYGALLIERVRPLTKMFFDAHLMVSNPAKYIDEYIKAGCDSITVHIEAVPDPQDILDHMKKSGVVPGLAISPKTPVEMIEPYLESCGLILVMSVEPGFGGQSFMESSLPKIKQLKTMISKETILSVDGGIGTETIAEAAAAGANYFVVGSALFSQADYSIAVNNLVEKAKSQTASLT from the coding sequence ATGATAAACCAAAAACTTCAGAGTAAATTGAATACATCTTCGCCAGTCATTGCTCCGTCGATGCTGAAGTGTGACTTCGGTAATCTTCACCGGGAAGTTGAATTATTGGAGGCGGCTGAAGCCTCAGTGCTTCATTGGGATGTGATGGACGGGCACTTCGTCCCCAATCTCTCATATGGAGCACTGCTGATCGAACGAGTCAGACCTCTGACGAAAATGTTCTTCGATGCCCATTTAATGGTCAGCAATCCGGCAAAGTATATCGATGAGTATATCAAAGCAGGCTGCGATTCGATCACAGTCCATATCGAAGCCGTACCTGATCCTCAAGACATCTTGGATCACATGAAAAAATCGGGAGTCGTGCCAGGATTAGCGATCAGCCCCAAAACTCCCGTCGAGATGATTGAACCGTACCTTGAATCCTGTGGCCTGATTCTGGTGATGAGTGTCGAACCAGGCTTTGGCGGTCAGTCATTCATGGAATCAAGCTTACCTAAAATCAAACAATTGAAAACGATGATTTCCAAAGAAACCATTCTTTCTGTTGATGGTGGAATTGGTACAGAAACAATTGCTGAAGCAGCCGCTGCTGGTGCAAACTATTTTGTTGTCGGCAGCGCACTATTCAGCCAGGCAGATTATTCGATTGCTGTAAACAACCTGGTTGAAAAGGCGAAGAGCCAAACAGCTTCCTTAACATAA